The proteins below are encoded in one region of Clostridium fermenticellae:
- the pfkA gene encoding 6-phosphofructokinase, producing the protein MRTIAVLTSGGDAPGMNAAIRAVVRTGLDKDLEVMGIQRGYSGLLNGEIFRMDRRSVADIIQRGGTMLRTARCEEFKTEAGRKKAYNILKTFRVDGLVVIGGDGSFRGAQLLSKLGIATIGLPGTIDNDLPYTDYTIGFDTAINTVLDAINKLRDTSTSHERVSVIEVMGRNCGDIALYSGLAGGAESIIVPEKGYDQNTLCRTILEGKMRGKMHNLIVLAEGIGGAEELAKKIEEITGMEARATKLGHIQRGGSPTCMDRILASRMGYKAVELLSQGKSSRVVGINGGKIVDMDIDEALAVPRKFNVELYKVANVLSY; encoded by the coding sequence ATGAGAACAATAGCTGTATTGACAAGTGGTGGGGATGCACCTGGAATGAATGCTGCCATAAGAGCAGTAGTTAGAACTGGTCTGGATAAGGATCTTGAGGTTATGGGAATACAAAGAGGCTACAGTGGTTTATTAAATGGAGAAATATTTAGAATGGATAGACGCAGTGTAGCTGATATTATACAAAGGGGAGGAACCATGCTTAGAACTGCACGCTGTGAGGAATTTAAAACAGAAGCGGGAAGAAAGAAGGCTTATAATATACTAAAAACGTTCAGAGTTGACGGACTTGTAGTTATAGGCGGGGATGGTTCATTTAGAGGTGCTCAATTGTTATCAAAGTTAGGTATAGCTACAATTGGACTTCCTGGTACTATTGATAATGATTTACCATATACGGATTATACTATAGGATTTGATACAGCAATAAATACTGTGCTTGATGCGATAAATAAATTAAGGGATACATCCACCTCTCATGAAAGGGTAAGTGTTATAGAAGTTATGGGAAGAAATTGCGGGGATATAGCACTTTATTCGGGTCTTGCCGGTGGTGCTGAGAGTATAATAGTCCCTGAAAAGGGATATGATCAAAATACTCTGTGCAGAACTATACTTGAAGGAAAAATGAGGGGAAAGATGCATAATTTAATAGTCCTTGCAGAAGGAATAGGTGGAGCTGAAGAGCTCGCAAAAAAGATAGAAGAAATTACTGGAATGGAGGCAAGGGCCACTAAACTCGGGCATATACAAAGAGGGGGAAGCCCAACTTGCATGGATAGAATTTTAGCTTCCAGAATGGGGTATAAGGCAGTTGAACTTCTATCTCAGGGAAAATCTTCAAGAGTTGTGGGGATAAATGGTGGAAAGATAGTTGATATGGATATAGATGAAGCTTTGGCTGTCCCACGTAAATTCAATGTAGAGCTGTATAAAGTAGCAAATGTATTATCATATTAA
- the pyk gene encoding pyruvate kinase: MQKTKMIFTIGPASGSEDVLSKLIEAGMNVSRHNFSHGDHSEHKVRMDLVKRLREKYNKPIAIMLDTKGPEIRTGNFKDEKVELKERDKFTIYCNEEVVGDDTKCSVTYAGLCKDVKSGDTILIDDGLVGLEVESVDGNKIHCVVKNAGMVANHKGVNVPGVSIDLPAITEKDESDLIFGCEQDVDMIAASFIRKAADVLAIRKILEANGGHDILIFSKVESQEGVNNIDEIIKFSDGIMVARGDMGVEIPMEEVPLIQKSIIYKCNKAGKPVITATQMLDSMIRNPRPTRAEASDIANAIFDGTDAIMLSGESANGKYPVEAAQTMARIAQTVEAKLDYETILRRNKELHIQNVPNAISFATCTTAEELNASAIITATQSGHTARIVSKYRPSCPIIAVTSYESVARKLALNWGVFAILTEKVNSTDELIEKSVEISLKTNYVKKGDLVVIAAGIPVSYSGTTNMLKVHIVGDILAQGRGVGTHPGYGTVKIVNSAREACNSIERGDILVIKNLDKEYISVLDRVAGVVAEDGGLTSHLGIECISKDIPLICNAGAATEVLKTGSFVTLDVIRGIVYSGRANIK; this comes from the coding sequence ATGCAAAAGACTAAAATGATTTTTACAATCGGACCTGCCAGTGGAAGTGAGGATGTTCTGTCAAAGCTTATTGAAGCCGGAATGAATGTTTCAAGACATAATTTTTCCCATGGTGACCATTCAGAACACAAGGTGAGGATGGATCTTGTTAAAAGACTCAGAGAAAAATATAATAAACCAATAGCTATAATGCTTGATACAAAGGGACCGGAAATAAGAACCGGTAATTTTAAGGATGAGAAGGTTGAGCTTAAAGAAAGAGATAAGTTCACTATATATTGTAATGAAGAGGTTGTTGGTGATGATACAAAATGTTCAGTAACTTATGCTGGATTGTGCAAGGATGTAAAAAGTGGAGATACTATATTAATAGATGATGGTTTGGTAGGACTTGAGGTTGAAAGTGTTGATGGAAATAAAATTCACTGTGTAGTAAAAAATGCCGGAATGGTAGCAAATCATAAAGGTGTAAATGTGCCCGGTGTATCAATTGATCTTCCGGCTATAACCGAAAAAGATGAAAGTGATTTGATATTTGGCTGTGAGCAGGATGTAGATATGATAGCTGCTTCATTTATAAGAAAGGCGGCAGATGTACTTGCAATAAGAAAAATATTAGAAGCAAATGGCGGACATGATATATTGATATTTTCCAAAGTTGAAAGTCAGGAAGGTGTTAATAATATAGATGAGATAATAAAATTTTCTGATGGTATAATGGTGGCAAGAGGAGATATGGGAGTTGAAATTCCCATGGAGGAGGTTCCTCTTATACAAAAATCTATAATTTACAAATGTAATAAAGCAGGTAAACCTGTAATAACTGCAACTCAAATGTTGGATTCAATGATAAGGAATCCTAGACCAACCAGGGCAGAAGCTTCGGATATAGCAAATGCTATATTTGATGGAACAGATGCTATAATGCTTAGTGGAGAATCTGCAAATGGCAAGTATCCGGTTGAGGCTGCACAGACAATGGCAAGAATAGCTCAGACAGTTGAAGCTAAACTTGATTATGAAACTATACTTAGAAGAAATAAAGAACTTCATATTCAAAATGTACCTAATGCAATAAGTTTTGCAACTTGTACTACTGCAGAGGAATTAAATGCTTCTGCAATAATTACAGCTACGCAGAGTGGCCATACGGCGAGGATTGTATCGAAGTATAGACCGTCTTGTCCTATAATAGCTGTTACATCTTATGAGAGTGTTGCAAGAAAGCTGGCACTTAACTGGGGTGTGTTTGCAATACTAACTGAAAAGGTTAATTCGACAGATGAATTAATAGAAAAATCAGTTGAAATATCTCTTAAAACTAATTATGTTAAGAAAGGTGATCTGGTTGTAATCGCAGCAGGTATACCTGTAAGTTATTCGGGAACTACGAATATGCTTAAGGTTCATATAGTTGGAGATATACTTGCCCAGGGCAGAGGAGTAGGTACCCATCCCGGATATGGTACAGTTAAAATTGTGAATAGTGCCAGGGAAGCTTGCAATAGTATTGAAAGAGGAGATATTCTTGTAATAAAGAATCTTGATAAAGAGTATATATCAGTTTTAGACAGGGTTGCCGGAGTAGTTGCTGAGGATGGAGGATTGACTTCACACCTGGGAATAGAGTGTATATCAAAAGATATTCCACTTATCTGTAATGCCGGTGCTGCAACAGAAGTATTGAAAACGGGGTCGTTTGTAACTCTTGATGTGATAAGAGGAATTGTATATAGTGGAAGAGCCAACATAAAATGA
- a CDS encoding DNA polymerase III subunit alpha produces the protein MEKKYEWISLHQHTEYSLLDSSAKIHNLIARAKELDMKSIAITDHGVMYGCVEFYKEAKEQGIKPIIGCEIYVAPKSMYIKQNDRENENYHLVLLVKNEVGYDNLMKIVSKASIDGFYYKPRVDHDYLKTHSDGIIALSACLGGEIQSYILKNRIDKAKETALFYKDIFSDGFYLELQYHGMEEQLKVNEELIKMSKELQIPLVATNDVHYICKEDFKAHDVLLCIQTGKTVYEENRMKYPSDEFYLKSPEEMYKIFSYVPEALENTVKIANECNFDYEFHKSKLPTFPLPEDVDPFEYLKNLCYSGLKERYSDVTGKLKERLDYELGIINQMGYVDYFLIVWDFIRFARESGIMTGPGRGSAAGSIVAYTLGITKIDPIKYGLIFERFLNPERVSMPDIDSDFCYERRGEMIDYVVKKYGEDNVSQIITFGTMAARLCIRDVGRAMDYPYGEVDRIAKMVPTVLNITIDKALELSSDLKEAYDSEQRTKELIDIARSLEGLPRHTSTHAAGVVISSKPLVSYVPLQKNEGNIVTQFTMGTLEELGLLKMDFLGLRTLTVLRDTVNMVKSNRNISVDLDKIDYDDQKVYNMIGKGKTVGVFQLESAGMTSFMKELKPDSFEDIIAGISLYRPGPMAEIPKYVSNKNNPGNVEYETPELESILSVTYGCMVYQEQVMEIVRKLAGYSMGRSDLVRRAMSKKKHHVMEEERKNFIYGIVDENGEVTVPGCIRNGISYDIANSIFDSMMDFASYAFNKSHAAAYAVIAFQTAYMVYYYPAEYFAAMLNSVKGDNDKVAYYIRFANEIGIEVLPPDINESYAKFTVKEDKIRFGLSAIKNAGDNVIDSIVRSREEKGEFKDLMDFCNKIDVSCINKRVVESLIKAGAFDCFNVYRSKMLSVYERILDGISSSRKKNIEGQLSLFSDISNSGVAIQYPDVKEFDKKNILSMEKEMTGLYITGHPLDEYKKTLKLQTSVKISDIIGDKSLESDLTNHIKVEDGTKVIIGGIITSASKKITKNNEMMAFINVEDLYGDIEVIVFPKTFSRYRNLIYEDDIILVKGRVSIREDEPSKILCESIEPLVKLESQKLYILIDEEALMKSAIGRVKNISREFNGNTPVYICTKKERKKFRLDSEYWVDSNNDFMYDIRKEFGDQNIKLI, from the coding sequence GTGGAAAAAAAGTATGAATGGATAAGTTTACATCAGCATACGGAGTATTCACTTTTGGATTCCTCGGCTAAAATTCATAATCTCATAGCGAGAGCAAAAGAACTTGATATGAAGAGTATAGCAATAACAGACCATGGAGTAATGTATGGGTGTGTGGAGTTTTACAAGGAAGCAAAAGAGCAGGGAATAAAACCTATAATAGGCTGTGAAATATATGTTGCTCCAAAGTCTATGTATATAAAGCAAAATGATAGAGAGAATGAAAATTATCATCTGGTTCTCCTTGTAAAGAATGAGGTAGGCTATGACAATCTGATGAAGATAGTGTCTAAGGCGTCAATTGATGGATTTTATTATAAACCGAGAGTCGATCATGATTATTTAAAAACTCATAGTGATGGAATAATAGCATTAAGTGCTTGTCTTGGCGGAGAGATACAGTCATATATACTAAAAAATAGAATAGATAAGGCTAAAGAAACAGCCCTTTTTTATAAAGATATATTTAGTGATGGTTTTTATCTGGAGCTCCAGTATCATGGTATGGAAGAGCAGCTTAAGGTAAATGAAGAACTTATAAAAATGTCAAAGGAACTTCAAATACCACTTGTAGCAACTAATGATGTACATTACATATGTAAAGAGGATTTTAAGGCTCACGATGTACTTTTATGCATACAGACTGGAAAAACAGTTTATGAAGAGAATAGAATGAAATATCCTTCTGATGAGTTTTACTTAAAATCTCCTGAAGAAATGTATAAAATATTTTCCTATGTGCCAGAAGCACTAGAAAATACAGTTAAAATCGCAAATGAGTGCAATTTTGATTATGAGTTTCATAAATCGAAACTGCCAACGTTCCCACTTCCAGAGGATGTAGATCCTTTTGAGTATTTAAAAAATTTATGTTACAGCGGATTAAAAGAGAGATACAGTGATGTAACGGGTAAATTAAAGGAAAGACTTGATTACGAACTTGGTATAATAAATCAGATGGGTTATGTAGATTATTTTTTGATAGTGTGGGATTTTATAAGATTTGCACGTGAGAGTGGTATAATGACAGGGCCTGGAAGGGGATCTGCTGCGGGATCAATAGTTGCGTATACACTTGGAATAACTAAGATAGATCCTATAAAATACGGACTTATTTTTGAACGATTTTTAAACCCGGAACGTGTGTCAATGCCTGATATAGATTCTGACTTCTGTTATGAGAGACGAGGCGAAATGATAGACTATGTTGTCAAAAAATATGGAGAAGACAATGTCTCTCAAATTATAACATTTGGGACAATGGCCGCAAGACTTTGTATAAGAGATGTTGGAAGGGCAATGGATTATCCATATGGAGAAGTTGATAGAATAGCAAAGATGGTTCCAACTGTTTTAAATATAACTATAGATAAAGCTCTTGAATTAAGCAGTGATTTAAAGGAAGCTTACGACAGCGAGCAAAGAACAAAAGAACTTATAGACATAGCAAGATCGCTTGAGGGTCTTCCAAGGCATACTTCCACACATGCTGCAGGTGTTGTTATATCGTCTAAACCTCTTGTAAGTTATGTGCCGCTTCAAAAAAATGAAGGTAATATAGTTACCCAATTTACTATGGGAACACTTGAGGAACTCGGGCTTTTGAAGATGGATTTTTTAGGACTCAGAACGCTTACCGTGCTTAGAGATACTGTTAATATGGTGAAATCTAATAGGAATATATCAGTAGATCTGGATAAGATAGACTATGATGATCAAAAAGTTTACAATATGATAGGTAAAGGGAAAACTGTTGGTGTATTTCAGCTTGAATCTGCTGGAATGACATCATTTATGAAGGAATTAAAACCAGATTCCTTTGAGGATATAATAGCAGGAATCAGTCTTTATAGGCCGGGTCCTATGGCAGAAATACCGAAATATGTTAGTAATAAAAATAATCCCGGTAATGTTGAGTATGAGACACCTGAACTTGAATCTATACTTTCTGTAACATATGGGTGTATGGTTTACCAGGAACAGGTAATGGAGATAGTGAGAAAGCTTGCAGGCTACTCTATGGGAAGAAGTGACCTTGTAAGACGTGCTATGTCCAAGAAAAAACACCATGTTATGGAAGAAGAAAGAAAAAATTTTATATACGGTATAGTTGATGAAAATGGAGAAGTTACGGTACCTGGATGTATAAGAAATGGCATATCTTATGATATAGCAAATAGTATATTTGATTCAATGATGGATTTTGCATCATATGCGTTTAACAAAAGTCATGCAGCTGCATATGCAGTCATTGCATTTCAGACAGCTTACATGGTGTATTACTATCCAGCAGAATATTTTGCCGCTATGCTTAACAGTGTAAAAGGTGACAATGATAAAGTTGCATATTATATAAGATTTGCAAATGAAATAGGAATAGAGGTTCTTCCGCCTGATATAAATGAGAGCTATGCAAAATTCACAGTCAAAGAGGATAAGATAAGGTTTGGCCTTTCTGCAATTAAAAATGCGGGAGATAATGTAATAGACAGCATAGTTAGATCAAGAGAGGAAAAGGGAGAATTTAAGGACTTGATGGATTTTTGCAATAAGATAGATGTATCGTGTATAAATAAGAGAGTTGTAGAAAGCTTGATTAAAGCTGGTGCATTTGACTGTTTTAATGTGTATCGTTCAAAGATGCTTTCTGTTTATGAGAGAATATTGGATGGGATAAGTAGTTCTAGAAAAAAAAATATAGAAGGCCAATTGAGTCTTTTTTCTGATATAAGTAATTCCGGGGTTGCAATTCAATATCCAGATGTAAAGGAGTTTGATAAGAAAAACATTTTATCGATGGAAAAGGAAATGACAGGACTTTATATAACTGGTCATCCACTTGATGAATATAAAAAGACACTTAAATTACAAACAAGTGTAAAAATATCAGATATAATCGGAGATAAATCTTTAGAGAGTGATTTGACAAATCACATCAAGGTAGAAGATGGTACGAAGGTTATTATAGGTGGAATAATAACTTCCGCAAGTAAGAAGATAACTAAGAATAATGAAATGATGGCATTTATAAATGTTGAAGATTTGTACGGTGATATAGAAGTAATTGTTTTTCCAAAAACATTTAGTAGATATAGAAACCTTATATATGAAGATGATATTATTCTTGTAAAAGGAAGAGTTAGTATAAGGGAAGATGAACCCTCTAAGATTTTATGTGAGAGTATAGAGCCTTTAGTCAAATTAGAAAGTCAAAAGTTATATATACTAATAGACGAAGAAGCTTTAATGAAGTCAGCAATTGGCAGGGTGAAAAATATTTCGCGTGAGTTTAATGGAAATACTCCAGTATATATATGCACTAAGAAGGAAAGAAAAAAATTTAGATTGGATAGTGAATACTGGGTAGATTCCAATAATGACTTTATGTATGATATAAGAAAAGAATTTGGTGATCAAAATATAAAATTAATTTAG